A segment of the Salmo trutta unplaced genomic scaffold, fSalTru1.1, whole genome shotgun sequence genome:
aacacacatgGTTTGGTCCCGTTCCATTCGCTCCTTTCCAGACATTTTTATgaaccgtcctcccctcagcagcctccactgatctctACATGGGATGGTCGAAGAAAGATCTAAATAATGTTTCCAATCCATTCAATAGTATTTATTAGGTTTAAGCCTACCAGTACTGTATTTCTCGGGTGAGTAGCCAAATCACTATTGcccagaaaaacacattttattccATTATAAAACCCATTACGCCCAGAGTAGCCTATTGGTCAATATCAAGAAAGTGACGCAAATAGGGAATataggctatagcctaatgtCAATCAAACATTGGCACCAATCCTTGTGCGTTCAGGGCAGGGCATCTAGAAGCGGTCACAATATAAATCCTGTAAGAACTGCACTTGTCAAGACGCTCTGAGGTACCCCACCAAGACAGCTACATTGTCAATGTGTGTGATTATGCCATGATGGGAATGGCGCATAGCAATCGTTGCGCTCTTATCATTTCAAACTAACCTGAGGATGTATTGGAAGCAGAGTGAGCGACAACAACCCTGATTTGAAGTTGGATAGCCTACACGAATCACTCGAATTTAATAACAGAAACGATGACTGAAGGAAACAACAGCAGTGTCGGCCTACTGAATTGGTCCTTGACGGATCTGGACCGGTTCAGCAGCCTAGAGGACATCGACGTGACAGCGGACGGGACTCCGATTTTGAGGGTGTTCATCTGCGTCGTTTACTCGGTGGTGTGCGCTGTGGGCTTGGTGGGCaacttactggtgctcttcttTATCAGAGTGAAACAAGAGCGGAAAAAATCCAGAATCAACTTCTTTGTCCTTAACTTGGCAGTGACGGACTTCCAGTTTGTATTGACTCTGCCGTTCTGGGCAGTGGACACCGCACTTGACTTCAGCTGGCCGTTTGGAGATGCCATGTGCAAAATCATCAGCTCCGTTACCGTTATGAACATGTACGCGAGCGTGTTCTTTCTGACTGCAATGAGCGTCACCCGATACTGGTCCGTCGCCTCCTCTCTAAAGGACCGAACTAGGCAAAAGTCCTGCTCTGCCAAATGGATTTGTGTGGTTCTTTGGGTATCCGCAACATTTGCGACTGCACCAACATCTATATTCTCAACCGTGACAAATGTAGCGGGGGAAAAACTATGTTTGCTTAAGTTCCCTGATGGACAATATTGGTTAGCAGTTTATCACCTTCAGAAAATAATATTTGCATTTGTTTTACCCATGGCCATTGTTTCAGTCAGCTACATCATGCTTTTGCGATTCATCCGCAACCGTAGTATGAAAACAAACACCAAACGGACATCACAAGTCACCAAATCTGTCACCATCGTGGTCCTGTCCTTCTTTCTTTGCTGGATGCCAAATCACGCCATCACATTCTGGGGCGTCCTTGTGAAATTGAATGCTGTGCATTGGGATAAATCTTACTACATAGTTCACACTTACGTATTTCCTGTGACAGTCTGCCTTGCGCACGCCAATAGCTGTCTAAACCCTGTAATTTATTGCCTAATGAGAGAAGAGTTTAGAAAGAAACTGAAAGATTTGTTATATCGCGGATAGTCACTTTACGCAGTGGAATATTCGGTTGCCGTTGCCATTACGCAGCGCTCCCTGTTGCTTATGTACCCTGTAGAGCGCACGACATGGGTCTACTATAATAGGCGAATGCAGTATGCTCTCTTTGTGAAAATAAATCACAAAATAGGCATGGGCAAGCAATTAAACAAAAGGTGACAATGATACAGTATCCAATGGCTACCAAAATTGCGCATGAGGCAAGTCTGCCTGTTATGGTTCCTCCTATCCATGTGCTGTTGTACTCCCGGAAAGTCATCATTAAACTATAGAGAAACCGCCCGGACTGTCATCATTAAACGATAGAAAAACCGCCCGGACTGTCATCATTAAACGATAGAAAAACCGCCCGGACTGTCATCATTAAACGATAGAAAAACCGCCCGGACTGTCATCATTAAACGATAGAGAAACTGAGGCAGACCAGATATTGTCTTTATCATTCCATCATAATTGTAGCCTAGTGGAGAGAAACGTACCCATGATCCCATGTCATCCTTCACAGCTGCACGTCTAGTCTTCATTGTGTGCAATGGCATGTCACAAATTCACAAATGACATGCAATGGGGGGAGTGTAAATATTATGCCTATGTTAACAGATGAATAAATGTGAACTTTATTGAAAACGACCATATTGCCTAAATTGTGTTcatgcaaaatgtttttttttaataaacatcCATATATTTAATCTCACCCCGTTGCCTTAATGATTGTATTATTGTGTTTCATGTCAAAATGGACAACGAAAAACATGACAGTCTTGACACCGATTACTGTTAATGGTCCATTTCCCTCTGAAGCCCACGAGCAGTGTTATGAGTACAACTTGATAGTTGATGACAGCTTTTACCGGTAGCCCTATGCATTTCCCAAACAAAATGCATTTTATATCGAAAACACTGCATGTATTGCCTAACAGGCCTAcctatttggtattttattaggatccccattagctgttgcaaaagcagcagctactcttcctgggatccacacaaaatatgaaacataatacagaatgacataatacagaacatcattagacaagaacagctcaaggacagaactacacacatttttaaaaaggcacacgtagcctacatatcaatgcatacacacaaactatctaggtcaaataggggagaggcgttgtgccaatAGGCTTCACTTATGCATCACATACTTGACCCATATCAATAAAACAATTCATCTCAGTTTGATATTGACCTACTATCCTATTTGTCAGGACAGAATGATATTTTGTTATACTCTTCAGACTAACGAATAAACCTATTCATGATCTTCAAACCTCTTGGCCAACCATCTGTGTACCAACACATGAGACACAAGATCAAGAGCCAATTTATTTGTTAGTGGCTGAAATAACCAATTCATGTTATGATTGTATGAATATTCTAAACAGCCTAGTACACTACAGGGCTTCTGGGTGGCGCAGCGGTCAGGCAGTGAaaactcagtgctagaggagtcactacagacccttgttcgattccaggctgtatcacaaccggctgtgattgggcagcgcacaattggtcatgtcgttcgggtttggctggtgtaggtcgtcattgtaaataagaatttgttcttaactgacttaaataaaaaaatatattataataatcTAAACATACACCCAGATCTGGTACAGTATTCTCAATGGCAGAACTAGGGGGAAAAATTGGCACATGCTCTCAATGCAAAAtgtgtacagtgaaatgcttacttacaagcacttaaccaacaatgcagttcaagaaatagagttaagaaaatatttactaaataaactaaagtaagagTTCCATAGGcttgcgcacaattggcccagcgtcgtccgggttagggtttggccaggatgtaattgtaaataataatgtgtttttaactgacttgcctagttaaataaagtttcaaataaataaatgaacatggCTCCCTTCACCAAACAATGATAATGTCCTGTGTGCTCTGCATGGGCCTCAGCGCAGTGCGTTATCCTGGTCACCTGACCGCGCTGCCAGGCTGTGCACGTCGCGAGAAGAGTGGCGCGCCCTTTGCCGTGTTGTGTCAGGAAGAAATGGAAGCTGGCAATGCACGAATTTGATCATTCAGAGATCCGAACAGTTGAGTCTGTGAATGGCGCCAAAACAGGACCCTAAACCTAAATTTCAAGAAGGTAATGTGCACCGGGATGATGAACTGTAAAATTAAAAACGTAGCTAGACCCTGTTGTCTCGTGAGTGAAAAGGCTTCGACGCCTATGGCGCTTCTCGCGCAGAGCACGTTAGCCAGCTAGCGTTAGCTAAAACAGTCTGCTCTGCTGGTGTGCTAGCTAGATATATCATCAATATGAAAATTTCCTGAATAATATATCGAATAATTAAGTGTCATCTACCGTAAGTAGTGTACTAATACACGTACCTTTCGTATTCATTCAGCCAGCCAACTAACTAGACTGTTTGCGCTAACTGGCTGTGTTGAAACAAtaagctatctagctaacgttagctaattgcTAACGTGTAAACAATCCCTTGCCAAGGGCCTTGGCTTGAATAGCAACTGTAGCTAGCTTGTTTTATACGTTGGCCACATATCAACGAAATACATTTAGTTACACCTTAGCCAACCACTGGTGTTCACGGTTTGTTAATATAACCGTCCAGTATGTGTCTATTTCTTCTGTTTTCAGGTGAAAGAGTTCTGTGTTTTCATGGGCCATTGCTTTACGAAGCAAAGGTGGGTTTAGATTCATTGCACCAATCTGAATGGCTGTCAGCTCGTGTTTTACTAAACAATACACCATTTACAGTAGCCTATACCTATAGTCATATTTATTACAATTCTTAATGATTGTTGTTGTATTTCAGGCAGTGAAAACCAATATCAAGGAGAAGCAAATTAAGTACTTCATTCATTACAGTGGATGGAACAAAAAGTGAGTCATTTTTGCAATGTTGGCTTTTCAAATAATAAGACTTGTGTATTTAAAGTGACTTAGTCATGGTGCGTACGTTTTTACgaatgggtggtcccgggaactGAATCTACTATTCTGGCATTGCATGTTCTAACagagcgtttcccaaactcttgGGTACACCAGAGAggttttcaaatgatcaaagcttgatgaggaGTTcctcatttgaatcagctgtgtagtggcagggcaaaaaccaaaacgtacaCTCCTTGTGAAACGCTACTCTAACATTTCAGCTACAGAGGACCAGTACTGTCTCTATTTAGACTGTACTGTTGTAGCTATGGACCCATCTTTTTTTTAGAAtgaactttattttatttttatgaatgcTTACCTCACAGCCACAGACCTAACATTCTGGTACTGATTCAATAAAAATAAACTGTCAGCAATCTGAATGTGGTTGATTTCTTTCTGTTTTAGCTGGGATGAATGGGTTCCTGAAAGCAGAGTTCTCAAATATGTGGACAGCAACCTGCAGAAACAAAAAGAGCTTCAAAAGGCTAATCAGTGAGTTCATCTATCATTACAGACAGACTTtgtgttggggtggggggggggtgttttaGTGTATGCAATGTACTTACTGTGTCAACATTGTATTCAAGCTGCCATTGAACGAAATACAAGAATGAGATTCTATATGTCAATCAATGTCTCCCCAGAAATGCCGACGATGACTCGAAGATGGGAGAACATAAAAAGTGATTCCACTTATTTTAATAATGAACCACAATAGTAATCTTTATGTATATAGCACCTATGATACAATACTTGCAGCCCACAGTGCTTTTACTTGTAAGCACTAGTTGAACATAAAACATACTGGTTAAAAGAACGATACATAAAATGATCCTAAGGAAATGTTAGAACAAGTGTTTTTGAAGGTTATTGTAGTTCATGGTCTGGTTTCTTGGCGGTGTTCCTTTCTCTTGCAGACATTATGAtgttgagggaaagatgaggggTATAGCACCGAGCAAGAAGATTGCTGCTGTGCAGCAGAAAAATGTTGATCTGTAAGTTTGATCCCGTCTTTAAAGTTTGACCTACTTTCAAACTTTCACAAAAAAGATTTGAACAGCGCCTTTTAATGCattcttttttcttcttcaggAAAGCGAAAAAGACAAAACTAAAGAGTAAGTAAAAGTGTTAGTCCCACAAGTTTCTGCTACTAGTTAAAGTGTTAGTGCTACTAGTTAGTGTTAGTCCCACTAGTTTCTGCTACTAGTAAAAGGGTTAGTCCCACTAGTTTCTGCTACTAGTAAAAGGGTTAGTCCCACTAGTTTCTGCTACTAGTTAAAGGGTTAGTCCCACTAGTTTCTGCTACTAGTAAAAGGGTTAGTCCCACTAGTTTCTGCTACTAGTAAAAGGGTTAGTCCCACTAGTTTCTGCTACTAGTAAAAGGGTTAGTCCCACTAGTTTCTGCTACTAGTTAAAGGGTTAGTCCCACTAGTTTCTGCTACTAGTTAAAGGGTTAGTCCCACTAGTTTCTGCTACTAGTAAAAGTGTTAGTCCCACTAGTTTCTGCTACTAGTTAAATTAACCCTTTAACATTCCTTTGTGGATAGAGTTTGATTGTGTGTCTCTCCCATTTGTCTTTATGCAGCACCAGCGGCTGGAGAAGGCACCAGCACAGGAGAGATGCCACAGCCACCGCGGAAGAAGAGGGCTCGTTGCGACCCAACTGTGGAGAGTGTATGTCCACCTATGGATGCTGTGTGTTGTCCCTCACATACAGCAGGCCTGCTCTCTGTGTTGTCCCTCACATACAGCAGGCCTGTTCTCTGTGTTGTCCCTCACATACAGCAGGCCTGTTCTCTGTGTTGTCCCTCACATACAGCAGGCCTGTTCTCTGTGTTGTCCCTCACATACAGCAGGCCTGTTCTCTGTGTTGTCCCTCACATACAGCAGGCCTGTTCTCTGTGTTGTCCCTCACATACAGCAGGCCTGTTCTCTGTGTTGTCCCTCACATACAGCAGGCCTGTTCTCTGTGTTGTCCCTCACATACTGCAGGCCTGTTCTCGGTGTTGTCCCTCACATACAGCAGGCTGTTCTCTGTGTTGTCCCTCATACAGCAGGCCTGTTCTGTTCACCAATTGAAGCCTCTCATACTCTGAAACAACGGCTCCAGTTACTTATGTCCTGCAGCAGTTAGTCAAACACAGATGGGAATTGTGGTGTTTAACAATACCCATagcttatttcatttattttctgtTTTTCACATCTCTTATTGTTAATGAGTCTGACTGTTCCATTTGGTTTCACTGTAACCAGGAGGAGACGTTCATCAACCGTGTGGAGGTCAAGGTGAAGATTCCTGAGGAGCTGAAGCCGTGGCTGGTAGATGACTGGGACCTTATTACCAGACAGAAGCAGGTGGGGGTCTAGACAGCTGTCTACCAGGGTTGGGCACAATTCCAACTGAAAATGGTCAATTCAGGAATTTGAATTTAAACCTCAAATATTGAAAAACTTTTGAAATTAATAGCTTTTACTTTTAGgtttattgagaagtcattgaaaatagattattatttttttattattgaattggaatttcagttcaTGAATTGGCTGCCGTCACttcaaattgaccccaaccctgctgtctacccTGGTCAGAAGATGCCATCTATTTACTGGCAAGACAGTCTTTCTCTACAAGTTCATTCTTTACAggattttgtttgtgttttaagTGCATTTTATGAGGTGCTTGACAAATATGTatacattacatttttctttaattatttgtagCTTTTTCACC
Coding sequences within it:
- the LOC115184155 gene encoding mortality factor 4-like protein 1 is translated as MAPKQDPKPKFQEGERVLCFHGPLLYEAKAVKTNIKEKQIKYFIHYSGWNKNWDEWVPESRVLKYVDSNLQKQKELQKANQNADDDSKMGEHKKHYDVEGKMRGIAPSKKIAAVQQKNVDLKAKKTKLKTPAAGEGTSTGEMPQPPRKKRARCDPTVESEETFINRVEVKVKIPEELKPWLVDDWDLITRQKQLFHLPARKNVDTVLEDYASYKKSRGTSESKEYAVNEVVAGIREYFNVMLGTQLLYKFERPQYAEILADHPDTPMSQVYGGPHLLRLFVRIGSMLAYTPLDEKSLALLLNYLQDFLKYLMKNSSLFSSSDYEVAPPEYHRKAV
- the LOC115184160 gene encoding relaxin-3 receptor 1-like — encoded protein: MTEGNNSSVGLLNWSLTDLDRFSSLEDIDVTADGTPILRVFICVVYSVVCAVGLVGNLLVLFFIRVKQERKKSRINFFVLNLAVTDFQFVLTLPFWAVDTALDFSWPFGDAMCKIISSVTVMNMYASVFFLTAMSVTRYWSVASSLKDRTRQKSCSAKWICVVLWVSATFATAPTSIFSTVTNVAGEKLCLLKFPDGQYWLAVYHLQKIIFAFVLPMAIVSVSYIMLLRFIRNRSMKTNTKRTSQVTKSVTIVVLSFFLCWMPNHAITFWGVLVKLNAVHWDKSYYIVHTYVFPVTVCLAHANSCLNPVIYCLMREEFRKKLKDLLYRG